Below is a window of Leishmania panamensis strain MHOM/PA/94/PSC-1 chromosome 30 sequence DNA.
CTCGTCGCGCCGCGTGAAACCAACAGAGGTGCAGCAAACATCTTGACtggaaaaggaaggaggaggggggcggtaaacaacacaaaaaaaagagaaaaaaaagatacGCAGCATCTGCGCGCGGTGCGACGGCTGCCTTACTTCTTCATTTTGGCAATCGCCTCCTTCTCAGCTTTCTGCTGCTCACGCTGCTTCTGCTTGAAGGCCAAATCATCCTCGCTCATCTCACAGCGCTCCTTCTTGGGCTGCTTCAGCGGCTTCTGCTTACCACCCTGGCGGGACGACATGTCTGCTTAGCGAAAAGGAgcaaagggaagagaggtgtGAAGTGGGTGGTGTAAGATGCAGTGAGCTCAactggagggagggagagagaaatggagTGGTGATGAATGTGGGGGAGTGTGAGGTGGGAGGGTTCGACCCACGGGTAAGTGGATGTGCGCTAACGGCCACGGGCCAGTCATACCAGAGGCAGACACCAAcgccggggggggggggggtaacgAGGATCGAGGCGAGTACACTCGTGCAGAAAGGGGAATTGGGGCTtaggaaaggagaaaaccAGA
It encodes the following:
- a CDS encoding hypothetical protein (TriTrypDB/GeneDB-style sysID: LpmP.30.2690), which translates into the protein MSSRQGGKQKPLKQPKKERCEMSEDDLAFKQKQREQQKAEKEAIAKMKK